Proteins encoded in a region of the Candidatus Fusobacterium pullicola genome:
- the modB gene encoding molybdate ABC transporter permease subunit — protein MTSLNLNIILLTLKIAIISTLIVTIVSILLVWLLERANSKVKSISEMFINFSLFLSPSVLGYILILILGKRGIIGAILYKYFNISVIFSWWAGIITAFMVSLPLMYNSVKTGIASLNPVYFEAGRECGASELQILRLITLPLIKKNILAGMVLSFGRAMGEFGATLMLAGNIPGKTQTISMAIYSASESGDTQTANFFLAVILLISFTIMIVYNYLFKKERDNI, from the coding sequence ATGACAAGTTTAAACTTAAATATAATTTTATTAACTTTAAAAATAGCAATAATCTCAACATTGATAGTAACTATTGTATCTATTTTATTAGTATGGTTGTTAGAGAGAGCAAATTCAAAAGTAAAGAGTATATCTGAGATGTTTATAAATTTCTCACTATTCCTTTCACCAAGTGTATTAGGGTATATCCTTATTTTAATTCTTGGAAAGAGAGGGATAATAGGGGCAATCCTATATAAATATTTCAATATATCGGTAATCTTTTCATGGTGGGCTGGAATAATTACAGCCTTTATGGTATCACTACCACTTATGTATAATAGTGTTAAAACAGGGATTGCCTCTCTAAATCCAGTATATTTTGAAGCTGGGCGAGAGTGTGGAGCTAGTGAGCTTCAAATTTTAAGATTAATTACACTTCCACTTATAAAGAAAAATATTTTAGCTGGAATGGTTTTATCCTTTGGAAGAGCTATGGGAGAGTTTGGAGCAACACTTATGTTGGCGGGAAATATTCCTGGGAAAACTCAAACTATATCTATGGCAATCTATTCAGCTTCTGAGAGTGGAGATACACAGACAGCGAACTTTTTCTTAGCTGTGATTTTATTGATAAGTTTTACTATAATGATAGTTTATAATTATTTATTTAAAAAAGAAAGGGATAATATATGA
- the modA gene encoding molybdate ABC transporter substrate-binding protein — protein sequence MKKIILKTLIGMLTLSSLSFSKEEITVSAAASLKEVMGELTGKFQNENKDIKINLNLGGSGALKNQIVAGAPVDLVFFASQKDLKDLDNKGFIDKEYQKDILKNRLVVAGRSNIDSLDKLVGSSIAIGIPESVPAGKYSKEAFINYGIWDKVQKDIVYAKDVRSAAQYVDLYEVDYSLIYKTDARVLKNSEIVYTVPENLHTPIIYSYGVIKDRANENVVELYNYLNSETAKKLYKKYGFEMAD from the coding sequence ATGAAAAAAATCATACTAAAAACTTTAATTGGTATGTTAACACTCTCTTCATTATCTTTTTCAAAAGAGGAGATAACAGTAAGTGCAGCAGCTAGTCTAAAAGAGGTAATGGGGGAGCTGACTGGGAAATTTCAGAATGAAAATAAAGATATAAAGATAAATCTTAATTTAGGTGGTTCTGGAGCTTTGAAAAATCAGATTGTAGCCGGGGCACCAGTTGATTTAGTATTCTTTGCTTCACAAAAAGACTTAAAAGATTTAGATAACAAAGGATTTATAGATAAAGAGTATCAAAAGGATATTTTAAAGAATAGACTTGTTGTGGCTGGAAGAAGTAATATAGATTCTTTAGATAAGTTAGTTGGAAGTAGTATAGCTATAGGTATTCCAGAAAGTGTTCCTGCTGGAAAGTATTCCAAAGAAGCTTTTATAAACTATGGAATTTGGGATAAGGTTCAAAAGGATATAGTATATGCCAAAGATGTGAGAAGTGCTGCCCAATATGTAGATTTATATGAAGTGGATTATTCTCTTATCTATAAGACAGATGCAAGGGTTTTAAAAAATAGTGAAATAGTTTATACAGTACCTGAAAATTTACATACTCCTATCATATATAGTTATGGAGTTATAAAGGATAGAGCAAATGAGAATGTAGTAGAACTATATAATTATTTAAATTCAGAAACAGCTAAAAAACTGTATAAGAAATATGGTTTTGAGATGGCAGATTAG
- a CDS encoding MogA/MoaB family molybdenum cofactor biosynthesis protein: MFKVAIVCMSDKGSKGEREDISTQVIERIMIENGYEVSEKVLIPDEFQLIKETLINLCDNNLVDLILTTGGTGFSKRDVTPEATEEVIEKRVPGIPEAMRAYSLTITKRAMLSRATAGIRKNTLIINMPGSPKAVEESLNYIVSELKHGLEIMVGSASDCARK; the protein is encoded by the coding sequence ATGTTCAAAGTTGCTATTGTATGTATGAGTGATAAAGGTTCTAAAGGTGAAAGAGAGGATATATCTACACAAGTTATAGAAAGAATTATGATTGAAAATGGATATGAAGTAAGTGAAAAAGTTTTAATTCCTGATGAATTTCAATTAATAAAAGAGACACTTATAAATCTATGTGATAATAATTTAGTTGATTTAATTCTTACTACTGGTGGAACAGGATTTTCAAAAAGAGATGTAACACCAGAAGCTACAGAGGAGGTTATTGAAAAAAGAGTTCCAGGTATTCCTGAAGCTATGAGAGCTTACTCTTTAACTATTACAAAGAGAGCTATGCTTTCTAGAGCCACTGCTGGTATCAGAAAAAATACCCTTATTATAAATATGCCAGGAAGTCCGAAGGCTGTTGAAGAGTCTCTTAACTACATAGTTTCAGAGTTAAAACATGGACTAGAAATAATGGTTGGTTCTGCTAGTGATTGTGCTAGAAAATAA